Proteins from a single region of Halorubrum sp. 2020YC2:
- the cofG gene encoding 7,8-didemethyl-8-hydroxy-5-deazariboflavin synthase subunit CofG, with the protein MFAGADEYDVDVTVDERAVERLLSVRPADVDAADRLTFARNVFIPLTTACRYTCTYCTYYDVPGEASLLSPEEVRDQCRVGADAGCTEALFTFGDAPDERYTEIHETLAEWGFDSIHEYLYRACEIALEEGLLPHSNPGDLTESQFRDLREVNASMGVMLETTADVDAHSGGRRKTPGQRLNTVRAAGRQGVPFTTGILVGIGEAWRDRAESLLAIRALHERHDHVQEVIVQNVVPNERSDFPRPDLDTMRRVVAMARAALPPEVSVQVPPNLSPAADLVDCGIDDLGGVSPVTDDYINPAYEWPDLRELEAVADAGGVPLRERLPTYARYLPDGIRPAGVDPAPEPDGREAWIPPAVRERVAADDVHGRRLRAVARGDGPLAVRSD; encoded by the coding sequence GTGTTCGCCGGAGCCGACGAGTACGACGTCGACGTGACGGTCGACGAGCGGGCGGTCGAGCGGCTGCTCTCGGTCCGCCCCGCCGACGTCGACGCCGCCGACCGGCTGACCTTCGCGCGCAACGTGTTCATCCCGCTCACCACGGCGTGCCGGTACACCTGTACGTACTGCACCTACTACGACGTCCCCGGCGAGGCGTCGCTGCTGTCGCCCGAGGAGGTGCGCGACCAGTGCCGCGTCGGCGCCGACGCGGGCTGTACGGAGGCGCTTTTCACCTTCGGAGACGCCCCCGACGAGCGGTACACCGAGATCCACGAGACGCTCGCGGAGTGGGGGTTCGACTCGATCCACGAGTACCTCTACCGGGCCTGCGAGATAGCCCTGGAGGAGGGGCTGCTCCCGCACTCGAACCCGGGCGACCTCACGGAGTCGCAGTTCCGCGACCTCCGCGAGGTGAACGCGTCGATGGGCGTCATGCTGGAGACGACGGCCGACGTCGACGCGCACTCGGGGGGCAGACGAAAGACGCCCGGCCAGCGGCTCAACACCGTCCGCGCGGCCGGGCGGCAGGGCGTCCCGTTCACGACCGGCATCCTCGTCGGCATCGGGGAGGCGTGGCGCGACCGGGCCGAGAGCCTGCTCGCGATCCGCGCGCTCCACGAACGGCACGACCACGTTCAGGAGGTGATCGTGCAGAACGTCGTCCCCAACGAGCGCTCGGACTTCCCGAGGCCTGACCTCGACACGATGCGCCGGGTCGTCGCGATGGCCCGCGCGGCGCTGCCGCCGGAGGTGTCGGTCCAAGTGCCGCCGAACCTCTCGCCGGCCGCCGACCTCGTCGACTGCGGTATCGACGACCTCGGGGGCGTCTCGCCGGTGACGGACGACTACATCAACCCGGCGTACGAGTGGCCGGACCTCCGCGAACTTGAGGCCGTCGCGGACGCCGGCGGCGTGCCGCTCCGCGAACGCCTCCCAACGTACGCCCGGTACCTCCCCGACGGGATCCGACCCGCGGGGGTCGACCCGGCCCCCGAACCCGACGGCCGCGAGGCGTGGATCCCGCCGGCGGTCCGGGAGCGGGTCGCCGCGGACGACGTCCACGGGCGACGACTGCGCGCGGTCGCGCGCGGCGACGGGCCGCTCGCCGTCCGGAGCGACTGA
- a CDS encoding universal stress protein has product MYDEILVPTDGSEAVDRALDHAIRLASDHGATVHALYVVDQRIAAANSGDLHDEVVADLEAQGEDAVETVSEAAAEAGLDVETHIAHGTPDTEIVAYADENGIDVIVMSPEGKSPRERIRSLGSVSDRVADDASVPVFLIK; this is encoded by the coding sequence ATGTACGACGAGATATTGGTGCCGACCGACGGAAGCGAGGCGGTCGACCGCGCGCTCGACCACGCGATACGGCTCGCGAGCGACCACGGCGCGACGGTCCACGCGCTGTACGTCGTCGACCAGCGGATCGCGGCCGCCAACTCCGGCGACCTCCACGACGAGGTCGTCGCGGACCTCGAAGCGCAGGGCGAAGACGCGGTCGAGACCGTCTCCGAGGCGGCCGCCGAGGCCGGTCTCGACGTCGAGACGCACATCGCCCACGGCACGCCGGACACCGAAATCGTCGCGTACGCCGACGAGAACGGCATCGACGTGATCGTGATGAGCCCCGAGGGGAAGTCGCCGCGCGAGCGGATCCGGTCGCTCGGGAGCGTCTCCGACCGCGTCGCCGACGACGCGTCGGTGCCGGTGTTCCTGATAAAGTAG
- a CDS encoding diadenylate cyclase: MSGLAIDYGDHERVREVVDRLTYCAGHVSVSFDGWEEPHVKGPGLYFAVIGDSDYGAYADPMGDNRWPRDACSSVFDEGGFAAAAESVSVTQDGGIVVAVDGEIETQMVRFRDLGTRDEEADLVDDVSYEPWMGSRHMSAIETSVRPEVVATVTLSEETGRVSVFRDGEADSMRREEIGGRWRGG, encoded by the coding sequence ATGAGCGGCCTCGCCATCGACTACGGCGACCACGAGCGCGTGCGCGAGGTCGTCGACCGGCTGACCTACTGCGCCGGACACGTCAGCGTGTCCTTCGACGGGTGGGAGGAACCGCACGTGAAGGGGCCGGGGCTGTACTTCGCCGTCATCGGCGACAGCGACTACGGCGCGTACGCCGACCCGATGGGCGACAACCGCTGGCCGCGCGACGCCTGTTCGTCCGTCTTCGACGAGGGAGGGTTCGCGGCCGCCGCGGAATCGGTGAGCGTCACGCAGGACGGCGGGATCGTCGTCGCGGTCGACGGCGAGATAGAGACCCAGATGGTCCGGTTCCGCGACCTCGGCACCCGCGACGAGGAGGCCGACCTCGTCGACGACGTGAGCTACGAGCCGTGGATGGGGTCGCGCCACATGAGCGCGATAGAGACCTCCGTGCGCCCGGAGGTCGTCGCGACGGTGACGCTGAGCGAGGAGACCGGCCGCGTCAGCGTCTTCCGCGACGGCGAGGCCGACAGCATGCGGCGCGAGGAGATCGGCGGCCGCTGGCGCGGCGGATAG
- a CDS encoding mechanosensitive ion channel family protein: MYPLQLDAVTNVVDVGALAGTALRFVAGFVVVLLLGKLVLIPGLRRVVRSRGFDEAVLSLGTNVLNAVVWVAAIAIGFAVGGYGSFLSAFAVFGGAIALAVGFAAQDLLGNFVAGVFILKDRPFEVGDWIEWGGRSGRVEEIDLRVSRIRTFDNELITVPNGDLANNAVTNPVAYDTLRQKFVFGIGYDDDIEEATDIIVEKAEAHAEILDDPGVSVRVVELGDSAVGLQSRWWIEDPDRGDFVRVRSEYVTAVKEAFDEAGIDMPYVHRQLTGSVEMVEEVADGE; this comes from the coding sequence ATGTATCCCTTACAGCTCGACGCGGTCACGAACGTGGTCGACGTGGGCGCGCTCGCGGGGACGGCGCTCCGGTTCGTCGCCGGCTTCGTCGTCGTGTTGCTGCTCGGAAAGCTCGTCTTGATTCCCGGGCTTCGGCGGGTCGTCAGGTCGCGCGGGTTCGACGAGGCCGTGTTGAGCCTCGGGACGAACGTGCTCAACGCCGTCGTCTGGGTCGCGGCGATTGCGATCGGCTTCGCGGTGGGGGGCTACGGGAGCTTCCTCTCCGCGTTCGCGGTGTTCGGCGGCGCCATCGCACTCGCGGTCGGCTTCGCCGCGCAGGACCTCCTCGGCAACTTCGTCGCCGGCGTGTTCATCCTCAAGGACAGGCCGTTCGAGGTGGGCGACTGGATCGAGTGGGGCGGCCGGTCCGGTCGCGTCGAGGAGATAGACCTGCGGGTCTCGCGTATTCGGACGTTCGACAACGAGCTCATCACCGTGCCGAACGGCGACCTCGCGAACAACGCGGTGACGAACCCCGTCGCCTACGATACGCTCCGACAGAAGTTCGTCTTCGGGATCGGCTACGACGACGACATCGAGGAGGCCACCGACATCATCGTCGAGAAGGCAGAGGCGCACGCGGAGATCCTCGACGACCCGGGCGTCTCCGTCCGCGTGGTCGAACTCGGTGACTCGGCCGTCGGGCTCCAGTCGCGGTGGTGGATCGAAGACCCCGACCGCGGCGACTTCGTCCGGGTCCGGTCCGAGTACGTCACCGCGGTGAAGGAGGCGTTCGACGAGGCCGGCATCGACATGCCGTACGTCCACCGGCAGCTCACCGGGAGCGTCGAGATGGTCGAGGAGGTCGCGGACGGCGAGTAG
- a CDS encoding MATE family efflux transporter — translation MLSRLRNGAARAGEAVAAALDRAGVIDRSRLDETMGLAWPRIVTGFAIMSKNTVDLAVIGHAVGVSAVAGMGYAFAFWQLAKFVSIGLAGGTVSLVSQNYGGDERGRAGLVVKQSLIVAALLVAPIVAGYVLGAERLVGLVGGDGAALSAGTTYLVVTAPALAFEFFNMIASRTYAGVGDTRTPMVARAGGALLNVVLTAWLVLGAGLGVFGAGLGTAVSIAAVALVLAWGMTGRSYFGRGASPVPVGRSGPWFDAGLTRQLLRVSAPLVARRVAEGVVVFPLLWIASSFGSATVAALEVGRRVRALLGSFSWGFSIAASTLVGQRLGAGEESLATAYGRDVIALSAVVYVLASAAVIAAAAPIAGVFVDDPTAVGATAAFVVAAAVSAVPLGVDGSITGSLRGAGDTRWPFVASLIGLYAFALPVALVGLVTPLGVGGLYAALVAEKLVPAGLNGYRFRSNRWQAVSRRYRPDAGEAEEEVG, via the coding sequence ATGCTGTCCCGGCTCCGGAACGGCGCCGCTCGCGCCGGCGAAGCGGTCGCAGCCGCGCTCGACCGGGCCGGCGTCATCGACCGGTCGCGGCTGGACGAGACGATGGGCCTCGCGTGGCCCCGGATCGTGACCGGGTTCGCGATCATGTCGAAAAACACCGTGGACCTCGCGGTGATCGGGCACGCGGTCGGCGTCTCGGCGGTCGCGGGGATGGGGTATGCGTTCGCGTTCTGGCAGTTGGCGAAGTTCGTCTCCATCGGCCTCGCCGGCGGCACCGTCTCGCTCGTCTCGCAGAACTACGGCGGCGACGAGCGCGGGCGGGCCGGGCTGGTCGTCAAGCAGTCGCTGATCGTGGCCGCGCTGCTCGTCGCGCCCATCGTCGCGGGCTACGTCCTCGGCGCGGAGCGGTTGGTCGGTCTCGTCGGCGGCGATGGGGCGGCGCTGTCCGCGGGGACCACCTACCTCGTCGTCACGGCGCCCGCGCTCGCCTTCGAGTTCTTCAACATGATCGCCAGCCGGACGTACGCCGGCGTCGGGGACACCCGCACCCCGATGGTCGCGCGCGCCGGCGGGGCGCTGTTGAACGTCGTCCTCACGGCGTGGCTCGTCCTCGGCGCCGGGCTGGGCGTGTTCGGCGCCGGCCTCGGCACCGCGGTCTCCATCGCCGCGGTCGCGCTGGTCCTCGCGTGGGGGATGACCGGCCGGTCTTACTTCGGCCGCGGCGCCTCGCCCGTCCCGGTCGGCCGCTCCGGGCCGTGGTTCGACGCCGGGTTGACCCGTCAGCTGCTCCGGGTGTCCGCGCCGCTCGTCGCGCGCCGGGTGGCCGAGGGCGTCGTGGTGTTCCCGCTCCTGTGGATCGCGTCGTCGTTCGGCTCCGCGACGGTCGCCGCCTTAGAGGTCGGCCGCCGGGTGCGGGCGCTGCTCGGCTCGTTCAGCTGGGGGTTCTCGATCGCCGCGAGCACGCTCGTCGGCCAGCGGCTCGGGGCCGGCGAGGAGTCGCTCGCGACCGCGTACGGCCGCGACGTGATCGCCCTGTCGGCGGTCGTCTACGTCCTCGCCTCGGCCGCGGTGATCGCCGCCGCGGCGCCGATCGCCGGGGTGTTCGTCGACGACCCGACCGCGGTGGGCGCCACCGCGGCGTTCGTCGTCGCGGCCGCGGTGAGCGCGGTGCCGCTCGGCGTCGACGGATCGATCACCGGGTCGCTGCGCGGCGCGGGCGACACGCGGTGGCCGTTCGTCGCGTCGCTGATCGGGCTGTACGCGTTCGCGCTCCCGGTCGCGCTCGTCGGGCTGGTCACGCCGCTCGGCGTCGGCGGGCTGTACGCGGCGCTGGTGGCGGAGAAGCTCGTCCCGGCCGGGCTGAACGGCTACCGGTTCCGGTCGAACCGCTGGCAGGCGGTCAGCCGACGGTATCGGCCCGACGCGGGCGAGGCGGAAGAAGAGGTGGGGTGA
- a CDS encoding SDR family oxidoreductase: protein MDLTVAITGATSGIGRAVAEAFVDEGAFVAVSGRDGAAVDRTVAALNGEGDDAEGGDEPSEGADGGERGAAWGDRVDVRDELDLERFFERVAREAGRIDVAFANAGVFHGEPGERPTTEVTYADYDDTMRTNARGAFATIREAVPHLADDARVLVPSGAVAAESKPGMGAYAVSKAAAEAVARGFAADLDATVGVVDPGLVATDLTGKERARDPESVAPLFVWAATEAPAEDLNGGRLGLREWKTATR, encoded by the coding sequence ATGGATCTGACGGTCGCGATCACCGGAGCAACGAGCGGGATCGGACGAGCCGTCGCGGAGGCGTTCGTCGACGAGGGGGCGTTCGTCGCCGTCTCCGGACGCGACGGCGCGGCAGTCGATCGGACCGTCGCGGCGCTGAACGGCGAGGGAGACGACGCGGAAGGCGGAGACGAGCCCTCTGAGGGGGCCGACGGCGGCGAGCGCGGCGCCGCCTGGGGCGACCGCGTCGACGTGCGCGACGAACTCGACCTCGAACGGTTCTTCGAGCGCGTCGCCCGCGAGGCCGGCCGGATCGACGTCGCCTTCGCGAACGCCGGCGTGTTCCACGGCGAACCGGGCGAGCGACCGACGACGGAGGTCACGTACGCCGACTACGACGACACGATGCGGACGAACGCGCGCGGCGCGTTCGCCACGATACGCGAGGCGGTCCCCCACCTGGCGGACGACGCGCGCGTCCTCGTCCCGTCGGGCGCCGTCGCGGCCGAGTCGAAGCCGGGCATGGGCGCGTACGCGGTGTCGAAGGCGGCCGCCGAGGCGGTCGCGCGCGGCTTCGCCGCCGACCTCGACGCGACCGTCGGCGTCGTCGACCCCGGCCTCGTCGCCACCGACCTCACCGGGAAGGAGCGCGCCCGCGACCCCGAGAGCGTCGCGCCGCTGTTCGTCTGGGCCGCGACCGAGGCCCCGGCCGAGGACCTGAACGGGGGACGGCTCGGGCTGCGGGAGTGGAAGACGGCGACGCGGTAG
- a CDS encoding prenyltransferase — MTAVSDQNRSAGSGSEGLRYLLVLSRPRFWLYLAGPVAVGVTYGIDAVSGLFTPVTVTLAAYFLVPANVFLYGVNDVFDADIDELNPKKEDREARWRGSRLVVAAVVASGLLGLATLAITPRVAWPYLLGFLVLAVGYSAPPARFKTTPFLDSLSNGLYALPGAAAYATVAGAHPPLAALAGAWLWTMGMHTFSAIPDIEPDRAAGIDTTATVLGEGRTYAYCFAAWAAAAAGFWLVDPRLGALLGVYPVFVAWVARSSVSVDRAYWWFPALNTVVGTLLSMGGLWRVYPLWEALP; from the coding sequence ATGACCGCCGTGAGCGACCAGAACCGATCCGCCGGGAGCGGGAGCGAGGGGCTCCGGTACCTGCTGGTGTTGTCGCGGCCGCGCTTCTGGCTCTACCTCGCCGGACCGGTCGCGGTCGGCGTCACCTACGGGATCGACGCCGTGAGCGGGCTGTTCACGCCCGTCACGGTCACGCTCGCGGCGTACTTCCTCGTGCCGGCGAACGTGTTCCTCTACGGCGTCAACGACGTGTTCGACGCCGACATCGACGAGCTGAACCCGAAGAAGGAGGACCGGGAGGCGCGCTGGCGGGGGAGCCGGCTCGTCGTCGCCGCGGTCGTCGCGTCGGGCCTCCTCGGGCTCGCGACGCTCGCGATCACGCCCCGGGTCGCGTGGCCGTACCTGCTCGGGTTCCTCGTCTTGGCGGTCGGCTACAGCGCGCCGCCGGCGCGGTTCAAGACGACGCCGTTCCTCGACTCGCTGTCGAACGGGCTGTACGCGCTCCCCGGCGCGGCGGCGTACGCGACGGTCGCGGGCGCGCACCCGCCGCTCGCGGCGCTCGCCGGAGCGTGGCTCTGGACGATGGGGATGCACACGTTCTCCGCCATCCCCGACATCGAGCCGGACCGGGCGGCCGGGATCGACACGACCGCGACGGTGCTGGGCGAGGGGCGGACGTACGCCTACTGCTTCGCCGCGTGGGCCGCCGCGGCCGCCGGCTTCTGGCTCGTCGACCCCCGGCTCGGCGCGCTGCTCGGGGTGTACCCCGTCTTCGTCGCGTGGGTCGCGCGCTCGTCGGTGTCGGTCGACCGCGCCTACTGGTGGTTCCCGGCGCTGAACACCGTCGTCGGCACGCTGTTGTCGATGGGCGGCCTCTGGCGGGTGTACCCGCTCTGGGAGGCGCTGCCGTGA
- the thiE gene encoding thiamine phosphate synthase, with translation MNINEWQAYLVTAASRSAGRTTTEVVAAALDGGVDVVQLRDKGHTDRERYQTGLRLRELTAEADVPLLVNDRIDLAAAVDADGVHLGQSDLPVSVARERLGESAVVGVSASTVGQAREAEAAGADYLGVGAVYATASKDVPDERNGVGTERIAAIADAVDLPVIGIGGIDASNAAPVVEAGATGVAALSAITAADDPEAATAALAGAVADV, from the coding sequence GTGAATATCAACGAGTGGCAGGCGTATCTCGTAACGGCGGCGAGCCGTTCCGCGGGGCGGACGACGACCGAGGTCGTCGCGGCCGCGCTGGACGGCGGCGTCGACGTCGTCCAGCTGCGCGACAAGGGGCACACCGACCGCGAGCGCTACCAGACGGGGCTTCGGCTCCGCGAGTTGACGGCGGAGGCGGACGTCCCGCTGCTCGTCAACGACCGGATCGACCTCGCGGCCGCCGTCGACGCCGACGGCGTCCACCTCGGGCAGTCCGACCTGCCGGTGTCGGTCGCCCGCGAGCGGCTGGGCGAGTCGGCGGTCGTCGGCGTCTCGGCCTCGACGGTCGGACAGGCGCGGGAAGCCGAGGCCGCGGGCGCGGACTACCTCGGCGTCGGCGCCGTGTACGCGACGGCCTCGAAGGACGTGCCGGACGAGCGGAACGGGGTCGGCACCGAGCGGATCGCCGCGATCGCGGACGCGGTCGACCTCCCGGTGATCGGGATCGGCGGGATAGACGCGAGCAACGCCGCGCCCGTCGTCGAGGCGGGCGCGACCGGCGTGGCGGCCCTGTCCGCGATCACGGCGGCCGACGACCCGGAGGCGGCGACGGCGGCACTCGCGGGGGCGGTCGCGGATGTCTGA
- the thiM gene encoding hydroxyethylthiazole kinase, with the protein MSDGDDPLAGFDADRLRRTLSAVGEASPLVHHLTNAVTTSETANVTLHWGGLPVMADAPAEAGDMAAGADAVVINTGTASRPDVDAMVDAGQRANEAGVPVVLDPVGYGATPHRVESVGRLLDAVAFDAIKGNAGEIRGLAGEEATVRGVESVGEESGVAAAAEALASETGAAVVASGKVDVVAGPDGGAYEVAVGHERMGSFVGSGCMLASTLGTVTALVSRADRPVEAATEAALVATTAYGLAGERAAEASPAGPASYRTAFMDAVASTAADPPAVDVDERVSRV; encoded by the coding sequence ATGTCTGACGGAGACGACCCGCTCGCCGGGTTCGACGCCGACCGCCTCCGGCGGACGCTGTCGGCGGTCGGAGAGGCGTCGCCGCTCGTCCACCACCTCACGAACGCCGTGACGACGAGCGAGACGGCGAACGTCACCCTCCATTGGGGCGGGCTCCCGGTGATGGCGGACGCGCCGGCCGAGGCCGGCGACATGGCGGCCGGCGCCGACGCCGTCGTGATAAACACCGGGACCGCGAGCCGCCCGGACGTCGACGCGATGGTCGACGCCGGCCAGCGGGCGAACGAGGCGGGCGTCCCGGTCGTCCTCGACCCCGTCGGCTACGGCGCGACGCCGCACCGCGTCGAGTCGGTCGGGCGGCTCCTCGACGCGGTCGCGTTCGACGCGATCAAGGGGAACGCCGGGGAGATCCGCGGCCTCGCGGGCGAGGAGGCGACGGTCCGGGGCGTCGAGTCCGTCGGCGAGGAATCGGGCGTCGCGGCCGCCGCAGAGGCGCTGGCGAGCGAGACCGGCGCGGCCGTCGTCGCGTCGGGGAAAGTCGACGTCGTCGCCGGCCCGGACGGCGGCGCGTACGAGGTCGCCGTCGGCCACGAGCGCATGGGCTCGTTCGTCGGATCGGGCTGTATGCTCGCGAGCACGCTCGGGACGGTGACCGCGCTGGTCTCCCGCGCGGACAGACCGGTCGAGGCGGCGACCGAGGCGGCCCTCGTCGCGACGACCGCGTACGGGCTCGCCGGGGAGCGCGCGGCCGAGGCGTCGCCGGCCGGCCCGGCCAGCTACCGGACCGCGTTCATGGACGCGGTGGCGTCGACGGCGGCCGACCCGCCGGCGGTCGACGTCGACGAGCGCGTGTCGCGGGTCTGA
- the crtI gene encoding phytoene desaturase family protein — protein MDVVPNIDSVAGESVVVIGGGFGGLSTACYLADAGADVTLLEKNEQLGGRASRLEVDGFQFDMGPSWYLMPDVFERFFGHFGRSPDEFYELERLDPHYRVFWKDGDKVDVLPDREANREIFESYEPGAGEAFDAYLEESQRTYEIGMEHFVYEDRPRLRDYVDTDVLRYSWGLSLLGKMQGHVEDYFDHPKLQQLMQYTLVFLGGSPTNTPALYNLMSHVDYNMGVYYPDGGIGAVVDGIVELAEDLGVEFVTDAEVTGIEGRYGAFAVDTENGERYLADRVVSDADYAHTEQELLPERKRQYTEEYWESRTYAPSAFLLYLGVEGDVPNLEHHTLVLPTDWDEHFEQIFDDPEWPDDPAYYLCVPSKTDDTVAPEGHSNLFALVPIAPGLADTPEIRNRYRDLVIDDIAANTDTDLRGRVVVEETFSVDDFADRYNSYAGSALGLAHTLTQTSLLRPPHTSDAVDGLYFTGSTTTPGIGVPMCLISGGLTAEAMADDDV, from the coding sequence ATGGACGTGGTCCCGAACATCGACAGCGTTGCCGGCGAGTCGGTCGTCGTTATCGGCGGCGGATTCGGCGGACTCTCGACGGCTTGTTACCTCGCGGACGCCGGCGCGGACGTCACGCTACTGGAGAAAAACGAGCAGCTCGGTGGCCGCGCCAGCCGGCTCGAAGTCGACGGCTTCCAGTTCGACATGGGGCCGTCGTGGTACCTGATGCCGGACGTCTTCGAGCGGTTCTTCGGTCACTTCGGGCGGTCGCCCGACGAGTTCTACGAGTTAGAGCGGCTCGACCCCCACTACCGCGTGTTCTGGAAGGACGGGGACAAGGTCGACGTGCTGCCGGACCGCGAGGCGAACCGAGAGATATTCGAGTCGTACGAGCCGGGCGCGGGCGAGGCGTTCGACGCGTATCTGGAGGAGTCCCAGCGGACCTACGAGATCGGGATGGAACACTTCGTCTACGAGGACCGGCCGCGGCTGCGCGACTACGTCGACACCGACGTGTTGCGCTACTCGTGGGGCCTCTCGCTGCTCGGGAAGATGCAGGGGCACGTCGAGGACTACTTCGACCACCCGAAGCTCCAGCAGCTGATGCAGTACACGCTCGTCTTCCTCGGCGGCTCACCCACGAACACGCCGGCGCTGTACAACCTGATGAGCCACGTCGACTACAACATGGGCGTCTACTACCCCGACGGGGGGATCGGCGCCGTCGTCGACGGCATCGTCGAGCTCGCGGAGGACCTCGGCGTCGAGTTCGTCACCGACGCGGAGGTGACGGGGATCGAGGGGCGGTACGGCGCCTTCGCGGTCGACACCGAGAACGGCGAGCGCTACCTCGCGGACCGCGTCGTCTCCGACGCCGACTACGCGCACACCGAGCAGGAGCTGCTCCCGGAGCGGAAGCGGCAGTACACCGAGGAGTACTGGGAGTCGCGGACGTACGCCCCCTCCGCGTTCCTGTTATACCTCGGCGTCGAGGGCGACGTGCCGAACCTCGAACACCACACGCTCGTCCTCCCGACCGACTGGGACGAGCACTTCGAGCAGATATTCGACGACCCCGAGTGGCCCGACGACCCCGCCTACTACCTCTGTGTCCCCTCGAAGACCGACGACACGGTCGCGCCGGAGGGACACAGCAACCTCTTCGCCTTGGTCCCGATCGCCCCCGGGCTGGCCGACACCCCGGAGATCCGCAACCGGTACCGCGACCTCGTGATCGACGACATCGCGGCGAACACCGACACCGACCTCCGCGGCCGGGTCGTCGTCGAGGAGACGTTCTCCGTCGACGACTTCGCTGACCGGTACAACAGCTACGCGGGCAGCGCGCTGGGGCTGGCGCACACGCTCACCCAGACGTCGCTGCTGCGCCCGCCGCACACCTCCGACGCGGTCGACGGGCTCTATTTCACCGGGTCGACGACGACGCCCGGCATCGGCGTCCCGATGTGTCTCATCAGCGGGGGGCTGACCGCGGAAGCGATGGCCGACGACGACGTGTGA
- the cruF gene encoding bisanhydrobacterioruberin hydratase encodes MTDADGGGSAEGGSPEAGSVGGESRGGAATTTTGSGFDALRERAPDTRREAEALLDRLVRENRFTIAVVFPLVGAIALVGSAEGWIPEPFAFHPWFVLFGVLVMRSPLVVGVLPTVDRRALGWIGVLIAYTYLIESVGVATGWPYGEFAYTVDLGPMLGGVPVALPVFFIPLVMNAYLLCLLLLGPRADSVWVRLATVIPVVVAMDVVLDPGAVSLGFWNFGGGAFYGVPLSNYAGWVLSAVVAVVTLDRAFAAAAIRERLRDCEFMLDDMVSFVILWGSINVWFGNPLPAAVAAAFGVGLVRADRFDTRLFTEWRR; translated from the coding sequence GTGACCGACGCCGACGGCGGCGGGTCGGCGGAGGGCGGCTCGCCGGAGGCGGGGTCGGTCGGCGGCGAGTCTAGGGGCGGCGCCGCGACGACGACGACCGGGTCGGGGTTCGACGCGCTCCGCGAACGCGCGCCGGACACGCGCCGCGAGGCCGAGGCGCTGCTCGACCGGCTCGTCCGGGAGAACCGCTTCACCATCGCGGTCGTCTTCCCGCTCGTGGGGGCTATCGCGCTCGTCGGCAGCGCCGAGGGCTGGATCCCCGAGCCGTTCGCGTTCCATCCGTGGTTCGTGCTGTTCGGCGTGCTCGTGATGCGGTCGCCGCTCGTCGTCGGCGTGCTGCCGACGGTCGACCGCCGCGCGCTCGGCTGGATCGGCGTCCTCATCGCGTACACGTACCTCATCGAATCCGTCGGCGTCGCGACCGGGTGGCCGTACGGCGAGTTCGCGTACACGGTGGACCTCGGGCCGATGCTCGGGGGCGTGCCGGTGGCGCTCCCCGTCTTCTTCATCCCGCTCGTGATGAACGCCTACCTGCTGTGCCTGCTGCTGCTCGGGCCGCGAGCCGACAGCGTGTGGGTCCGGCTGGCGACGGTGATCCCGGTCGTCGTCGCGATGGACGTGGTGTTGGACCCCGGCGCGGTGTCGCTCGGCTTCTGGAACTTCGGCGGCGGGGCGTTCTACGGCGTCCCCCTCTCGAACTACGCGGGCTGGGTGCTGTCGGCGGTCGTCGCGGTGGTCACGCTCGACCGCGCCTTCGCGGCGGCGGCGATCCGCGAGCGGCTCCGGGACTGCGAGTTCATGCTCGACGATATGGTGAGCTTCGTGATCCTCTGGGGTTCGATCAACGTCTGGTTCGGGAACCCCCTGCCCGCCGCGGTCGCGGCCGCGTTCGGCGTCGGTCTCGTCCGCGCCGACCGGTTCGACACGCGGCTGTTCACGGAGTGGCGGCGGTAG